A stretch of Deltaproteobacteria bacterium DNA encodes these proteins:
- the mdh gene encoding malate dehydrogenase, which produces MKRPKIALIGAGQIGGILAQLAVQRELGDVVLFDVVEGVPQGKALDLQESGPVDGFDATLLGTNDYKDTQGADVVIVTAGLPRKPGMSRDDLLTKNVEIMKSVAANIKEYCGNAFVIVISNPLDAMVYTMKKITGFPKNRVVGMAGVLDSSRFRTFAAMELGVSVEDVTALVLGGHGDDMVPLPRYCTVNGIPITEILSREKIEAIIKRTQMAGGEIVNLLKTGSAFFSPAASAISMAESYLRDKKRVLACAAFLEGEYGVQGYYMGVPAVIGRGGVERIIEIKLTPEEKKMFDASVDHVKKLVSQIVL; this is translated from the coding sequence ATGAAACGACCAAAAATCGCCTTGATTGGCGCCGGTCAGATCGGCGGTATCCTTGCACAATTAGCCGTTCAACGAGAATTGGGAGACGTTGTCCTCTTTGACGTCGTCGAGGGAGTTCCTCAAGGGAAGGCACTCGACCTCCAGGAGAGTGGTCCGGTCGACGGATTTGATGCCACCCTCCTTGGGACCAATGACTACAAGGACACCCAAGGGGCCGATGTCGTTATTGTGACGGCCGGACTTCCGAGAAAGCCGGGCATGAGCCGGGACGATCTCCTGACAAAAAATGTGGAGATCATGAAGAGCGTCGCCGCCAATATCAAGGAGTACTGTGGGAACGCCTTTGTCATTGTGATCTCCAATCCGCTCGATGCGATGGTCTACACAATGAAAAAGATCACCGGTTTTCCAAAGAATCGTGTCGTCGGGATGGCGGGTGTCCTGGATTCTTCACGTTTTCGAACTTTTGCGGCAATGGAGCTCGGAGTTTCCGTAGAGGATGTGACGGCCCTTGTCCTGGGGGGACACGGGGACGATATGGTTCCCCTTCCCCGCTATTGCACGGTCAACGGAATTCCGATTACCGAGATCCTTTCTCGAGAGAAGATAGAGGCGATCATCAAGAGAACCCAGATGGCGGGGGGAGAGATCGTCAATCTCTTAAAGACCGGTAGCGCCTTCTTTTCACCGGCCGCCTCGGCAATCAGCATGGCGGAATCCTACTTGAGAGATAAAAAAAGGGTACTCGCCTGTGCCGCCTTCCTGGAGGGTGAATACGGCGTGCAGGGTTATTACATGGGAGTCCCCGCCGTGATCGGCCGTGGTGGTGTCGAGCGGATCATCGAGATTAAACTGACCCCTGAAGAGAAGAAAATGTTTGACGCTAGTGTGGATCATGTGAAAAAGCTCGTCTCTCAGATTGTACTTTAA
- a CDS encoding acetyl-CoA carboxylase biotin carboxylase subunit — protein MFKKILIANRGEIAVRIIRACRELGVSTVAVFSEIDREALHVRMADEAYLLGPAPASESYLRQEKILEVARRTGAEAIHPGYGFLSENADFSDACKKAGVQFIGPSGSSMRMLGDKIAARQVAAKVRVPTVPGMVKPLKDSEEAKTVAEQFGYPVLLKARAGGGGKGMRKVSAPGEITSAFQLASSEARQSFGDPALYLEKYIQEPHHIEVQILGDRKGNVFILGERECSIQRRHQKIIEESPSPFVTPATRKKLFQAAVKLARAARYENAGTLEFLVDKNQKFYFLEMNARLQVEHPVTEQVTGIDLVRSQIQVAAGKALTSLPLTRGIHSMECRIYAEDPDNNFMPSPGKITHLRNPEGPGVRVDSAVHSGSEISVYYDPMIAKLITWGNDRHEAVLRMQRALREYQIVGVKTNLLFHEALLSHPVFQKGRYDTGFVERSMGELKKEIHSGYEEIARLSVEIHRHEATHSRSLGSGLVEPESFWKREGRREGLR, from the coding sequence GTGTTTAAAAAAATTCTCATTGCCAATCGGGGAGAGATTGCCGTCCGAATTATCCGGGCCTGTCGTGAGTTGGGAGTATCAACCGTTGCGGTTTTCTCCGAGATTGATCGCGAGGCACTCCATGTTCGGATGGCGGATGAGGCGTATCTTTTGGGACCGGCCCCGGCCTCTGAAAGCTATTTAAGACAAGAGAAGATCCTGGAGGTTGCGAGAAGAACGGGAGCTGAGGCGATCCATCCCGGCTATGGTTTTCTGTCGGAGAATGCCGATTTCTCGGATGCCTGTAAAAAGGCGGGCGTACAATTTATCGGTCCCTCCGGCAGCTCCATGAGGATGCTCGGGGACAAGATCGCAGCACGTCAGGTGGCCGCCAAGGTTCGGGTTCCGACGGTTCCCGGGATGGTGAAACCACTCAAGGATTCGGAAGAGGCAAAAACGGTTGCCGAACAATTTGGATATCCCGTGTTGCTCAAGGCTCGTGCGGGTGGGGGGGGGAAGGGGATGAGAAAGGTGAGTGCGCCGGGCGAAATAACATCGGCCTTTCAGCTTGCTTCTTCGGAGGCGAGACAGTCATTCGGTGATCCGGCGCTCTATCTGGAAAAATATATTCAGGAGCCCCACCATATTGAGGTGCAGATCCTGGGTGACAGGAAGGGAAATGTTTTTATTCTGGGTGAGCGGGAATGCTCGATTCAGAGGCGTCACCAGAAGATCATTGAGGAGTCTCCTTCACCGTTTGTGACACCAGCGACCCGAAAGAAGCTTTTCCAGGCGGCAGTCAAACTGGCCCGGGCGGCAAGGTATGAAAATGCCGGAACACTCGAGTTTTTAGTCGATAAGAATCAGAAATTTTATTTTTTGGAGATGAATGCCCGTCTTCAGGTCGAACACCCCGTGACGGAACAGGTAACGGGAATTGATCTCGTGAGGAGTCAAATACAGGTCGCTGCGGGAAAAGCCCTCACCTCTCTCCCCCTGACGAGGGGGATTCATTCCATGGAATGTCGCATTTATGCCGAGGATCCCGACAACAATTTCATGCCGTCTCCGGGCAAGATTACCCATTTAAGAAACCCGGAAGGACCGGGTGTGCGTGTTGACTCGGCCGTTCATTCCGGATCCGAGATCTCCGTTTATTACGACCCCATGATTGCCAAATTGATTACCTGGGGTAACGATCGTCATGAAGCCGTTCTGCGGATGCAGAGGGCGCTCCGGGAATATCAGATCGTTGGGGTAAAGACGAATCTCCTTTTTCATGAGGCGCTTTTGTCTCATCCTGTTTTTCAGAAGGGGCGTTACGATACCGGATTTGTGGAGAGATCGATGGGGGAGCTCAAAAAAGAGATCCATTCCGGTTACGAAGAGATTGCACGGCTCTCTGTTGAAATCCATCGGCATGAAGCAACTCACTCCCGCTCCCTTGGTTCAGGTTTGGTTGAACCGGAATCTTTCTGGAAGAGGGAAGGCCGGCGTGAGGGGCTCCGATGA
- a CDS encoding biotin/lipoyl-binding protein: MTKEKDYRVLGPGHYSLLVHGLSYEVFVRSGKKGYLVEVGGHSIPVFLGDSPGKGNGEEPNGSAEIISPMPGRVIGIKKKEGEEVRSGEGVLVVEAMKMENELVSSRSGRVVKIHVVVGDRVESGQVLARIE; this comes from the coding sequence ATGACGAAGGAGAAAGATTATCGGGTGTTGGGGCCTGGCCATTATTCTCTGCTGGTTCACGGCCTGTCTTATGAAGTTTTTGTAAGATCCGGAAAAAAAGGGTATCTCGTCGAGGTGGGGGGGCACTCGATCCCTGTCTTTTTGGGTGACTCTCCCGGAAAGGGAAATGGTGAGGAGCCCAATGGGTCTGCAGAGATTATTTCCCCGATGCCGGGACGCGTGATCGGTATCAAAAAAAAGGAAGGGGAAGAGGTCAGGAGTGGGGAGGGGGTCTTGGTTGTTGAAGCGATGAAGATGGAGAACGAACTTGTTTCGTCCCGATCCGGTCGGGTGGTCAAAATTCATGTGGTTGTTGGGGACCGTGTTGAATCAGGGCAAGTATTGGCGAGGATTGAATGA
- the sdhA gene encoding succinate dehydrogenase flavoprotein subunit: protein MSRPKIIIVGGGLAGLSATIKVAEAGFPVQLFSVVPVRRSHSVCAQGGINAAVNTKGEGDSTWQHFDDSIYGGDFLANQTPVKNMCEAAPGIIYMLDRMGVMFNRTPEGLIDFRRFGGTLFNRTAFAGATTGQQLLYALDEQVRRFEAEGKVEKFEGWEFLSPIMDDSLVCRGMVAINLNTMEVRSFRGDAVVICTGGPGSLFGRSTNSTICTGSAASICYQKGAIYANGEFVQVHPTAIPGEDKLRLMSESIRGEGGRIWTYKDGKPWYFLEEWYPKYGNLVPRDVATRAIFKVVYDLKLGVDGKPQVYLDVSHLDPEMLRRKLEGVLEIYEKFVGDNPKKVPMRVFPAYHYSMGGLWIDFDQMTNIPGLFAAGESEYQYHGANRLGANSLISCIFGGLITGPSVVRYIKGLSKFSEILDEDLFKRATQTENEMNESLLKRENGINPHALHEELGNWMTENVTVVRYNDRLRKTDEKIQELLEKYQKISLPDRGSWANKELLFARQLYNMLLLARVVTLGAWRRNESRGSHYKPDFPDREDMNWLKTTKAKFVGANQEPQFSYEEVDTQYIKPRPRRYDASS from the coding sequence ATGAGCAGACCTAAAATCATCATTGTTGGTGGCGGACTCGCAGGTCTCTCAGCCACCATTAAAGTGGCCGAGGCCGGATTTCCAGTTCAGCTCTTCTCCGTCGTCCCGGTTCGTCGCTCCCACTCGGTCTGCGCCCAGGGGGGAATCAATGCCGCTGTCAATACCAAGGGGGAGGGAGACTCTACCTGGCAGCATTTTGACGACTCAATTTATGGTGGCGATTTTCTCGCCAACCAGACCCCTGTCAAGAACATGTGCGAGGCGGCGCCTGGAATCATCTACATGCTCGATCGAATGGGGGTCATGTTCAACCGAACCCCGGAAGGTCTGATTGATTTCCGCCGTTTTGGCGGGACGCTTTTCAATCGGACCGCCTTCGCCGGGGCCACAACCGGCCAGCAACTTCTTTATGCCCTGGATGAACAGGTTCGCCGCTTTGAGGCCGAAGGGAAGGTGGAAAAATTTGAAGGATGGGAATTCCTGTCCCCTATTATGGACGACTCGCTCGTTTGTCGTGGCATGGTTGCAATCAACCTCAATACAATGGAGGTTCGTTCCTTTCGGGGCGATGCTGTTGTGATCTGCACAGGCGGGCCGGGGAGCCTCTTTGGCCGCTCCACCAATTCGACCATCTGTACGGGAAGTGCCGCCTCCATCTGCTATCAGAAGGGGGCGATCTATGCGAATGGCGAATTTGTGCAGGTCCATCCTACGGCGATCCCCGGAGAGGACAAGCTTCGCCTCATGTCAGAATCGATTCGGGGCGAGGGAGGCCGAATCTGGACCTACAAGGATGGAAAGCCGTGGTATTTTCTCGAAGAGTGGTATCCCAAGTACGGCAATCTGGTTCCACGCGATGTCGCCACACGTGCGATTTTCAAGGTCGTCTACGACCTGAAGCTCGGAGTCGATGGCAAACCCCAGGTCTATCTTGATGTCTCCCATCTCGATCCGGAGATGCTTCGCCGCAAGCTGGAGGGAGTTCTTGAAATTTACGAAAAATTTGTTGGTGACAACCCCAAGAAGGTGCCGATGCGGGTCTTTCCGGCCTATCACTATTCGATGGGAGGACTCTGGATTGATTTTGACCAGATGACGAATATCCCCGGCCTCTTCGCCGCCGGCGAGTCTGAATATCAGTATCATGGCGCCAATCGACTCGGCGCCAATTCCCTTATCTCCTGCATCTTTGGGGGGCTCATAACAGGTCCAAGTGTTGTCCGCTATATCAAGGGGCTTTCAAAATTCTCCGAGATCCTTGATGAAGACCTTTTCAAGAGAGCCACGCAAACAGAAAATGAAATGAATGAGTCCCTTTTAAAAAGGGAAAACGGCATCAACCCACACGCACTTCATGAAGAATTGGGTAACTGGATGACCGAAAACGTCACGGTTGTGCGGTACAATGACCGCCTGAGAAAGACGGACGAAAAGATCCAGGAGTTGCTGGAGAAATACCAGAAGATCTCCCTGCCAGACCGGGGTTCTTGGGCCAACAAGGAACTGCTCTTTGCAAGACAACTCTATAATATGCTACTTCTGGCCCGGGTTGTCACATTGGGGGCCTGGCGACGGAATGAGAGTCGTGGATCCCATTACAAACCGGACTTTCCGGACCGGGAGGATATGAATTGGCTCAAGACGACGAAGGCAAAGTTTGTCGGTGCCAATCAGGAGCCACAGTTTTCGTACGAAGAGGTTGACACCCAGTATATCAAACCGCGCCCGCGGCGGTACGACGCCTCTTCTTAA
- a CDS encoding type II toxin-antitoxin system VapC family toxin: MNASHELCVDANVFVAALIKRERHHQIAVQLINVLLENEIPLFEPEVVLFEVGTAFYRKRAEGAVSDEEMADALDLFFQYPMIFEWQSEIVRNAVRLSLRLSYRGIADCCYLALAQKRNIPLITFDEKLIARGRIFYRKISTPSEFLQLTPQ; encoded by the coding sequence ATGAACGCCTCTCATGAACTTTGTGTCGACGCCAATGTTTTTGTTGCCGCCCTTATCAAAAGGGAAAGGCATCATCAGATTGCTGTGCAATTAATCAATGTTCTTCTTGAAAATGAAATTCCGTTGTTTGAACCGGAAGTTGTCCTTTTTGAAGTAGGGACCGCATTTTATCGGAAGAGGGCCGAGGGGGCTGTCAGTGACGAAGAAATGGCGGATGCCCTTGATCTATTTTTTCAATACCCGATGATTTTTGAATGGCAGTCCGAGATTGTTCGAAACGCCGTCCGCCTATCGCTCCGTTTGTCTTATCGGGGAATTGCCGATTGCTGCTATCTTGCACTAGCTCAGAAGAGAAATATACCCCTGATCACTTTTGATGAGAAACTCATTGCAAGGGGGCGAATATTTTACAGGAAGATCAGTACTCCTTCAGAATTCTTGCAGTTAACTCCCCAATAA
- a CDS encoding cyclic nucleotide-binding domain-containing protein, which produces MSSSPNLPLPLTGSYHYEPGAGEYAITNGLLLANPAATGRQYLSSYEAWQDQYAQRFTTFSGGGELLATTVVLNLFTRSLAPIQSRLFGKNCSVKNAGGFLGSLFLAGATSMAMAGYRRIKDQSERPLAKDWVTSFLYSCPSTILGMGLLRRYSFGATFLQDICLQPFQAILSIGTGISLEMTGMEETADLTVFERLKMELGEGLLYMMVGRQTGVLTQRFLPVTNQQAVPEVPEGLVKVLPHGGITVQTSGGLWQFGLQMWSNKDVLDLYLKNGGRDIPKERIPHLVPLNCVVDLDFVPKTVGLLAADFPQYNFYVTNGTTFNFVAPDAGTAKRLETLLDLAHDGPADPALTQKIRNEYPPDAVGIPDSLREMKEGFRAAPAAARRSIRSFNAEGLFSKDGVIIKKVAPLIYDITDQGEFLGRLDLRKFLPPTAQPSPQARWRDEALQAARQKVLLEGRPVLWPLGTGHGFALGENTSGFMIWNRGRVILVDPPSNTMEYFAQNGLPLEAIEGVILTHGHTDHYGPAVPELLRSLPKIKVYTTPTIFEMLQEQYQLALGGRQEGLTQWNFVPLLPQRFTEINGLHFRADYAFHVIPTIGFDIYTKPDLKAGRPIVCFSGDTYADPEGIWQHTQPKDNKPPVMNRERAEQIIRHIKALRDSIRTSPPLVVLLEGGIAPIHTPPEGTRKLLDQLGSEGIDTSNVFVYHIGQKAADDAKVPKWQEGHKGLIDLSGHLPDFEPLSPNRVVRQTIDRLPILDFLPPSLKEELLQAGKLRQIGLGEPLMREGEEGRKFYILLDGEVEVSQGLKVIAVRPNGFFGEGAIVGERRNADVYPSMQSLFLEVDCQDLTPYTLDFLRRKFLQKWQTQKEAFTALQKSPLGTLSPPLQDLFFSVGELLTVPKGKNLIRRGAVDRDVYVVLSGEFDVRHGWGFSINRHRQGGMFGEMALVNNTPRSATVTALTEARVLRLPASELEPLMERYPGVAIALRRIADSRS; this is translated from the coding sequence ATGAGTTCTAGCCCCAACCTTCCTCTTCCGTTAACCGGATCCTATCACTATGAACCGGGTGCGGGGGAGTATGCCATTACGAACGGGCTTCTCTTAGCCAATCCCGCCGCAACAGGACGTCAGTACCTAAGTTCATACGAGGCGTGGCAAGATCAATACGCCCAACGGTTCACCACCTTTTCAGGAGGTGGCGAACTCCTTGCCACAACCGTCGTGCTCAATCTCTTCACACGGTCTCTTGCACCGATCCAGTCCAGACTCTTTGGAAAGAATTGTTCTGTCAAAAATGCCGGTGGGTTTTTAGGCAGTTTATTTCTTGCAGGAGCCACGTCAATGGCGATGGCTGGTTATCGTAGGATCAAGGATCAATCAGAACGCCCCCTGGCAAAAGATTGGGTAACAAGCTTTCTTTACTCCTGTCCCTCAACGATTTTGGGAATGGGGCTTCTGCGCCGTTACAGTTTCGGCGCCACTTTTCTGCAGGACATCTGTCTCCAACCTTTTCAGGCAATCCTGTCGATTGGAACGGGGATCAGCCTCGAAATGACCGGGATGGAAGAAACAGCCGACCTGACCGTATTCGAACGACTCAAGATGGAGCTGGGGGAGGGACTCCTCTATATGATGGTCGGCCGACAGACCGGTGTGCTGACACAACGATTCCTTCCCGTGACAAATCAACAGGCAGTGCCAGAAGTCCCCGAAGGTCTTGTTAAAGTCCTACCGCATGGGGGTATTACCGTTCAGACAAGTGGCGGCCTATGGCAGTTCGGCCTCCAGATGTGGAGCAACAAAGACGTCCTCGATCTTTATCTTAAGAATGGGGGTAGGGATATTCCGAAGGAGAGAATCCCCCACCTTGTTCCATTGAATTGTGTCGTGGATCTCGATTTTGTGCCCAAGACAGTCGGGCTCCTGGCGGCCGATTTTCCCCAATACAACTTTTATGTGACGAACGGGACCACATTCAACTTTGTCGCCCCTGATGCGGGGACAGCCAAGCGTCTCGAAACCCTTCTTGATCTGGCCCACGATGGGCCGGCAGACCCCGCGCTTACCCAAAAAATCCGGAATGAGTATCCCCCGGATGCCGTGGGGATCCCTGATTCCCTCCGTGAGATGAAAGAAGGTTTTCGGGCCGCTCCCGCCGCGGCACGGAGAAGCATTAGATCCTTTAATGCCGAGGGTCTCTTCTCAAAAGATGGAGTCATCATAAAAAAAGTAGCCCCGCTCATTTATGACATTACCGATCAGGGGGAATTTCTCGGACGACTTGATCTTCGGAAGTTCCTCCCTCCTACCGCCCAACCTTCACCTCAGGCAAGATGGCGCGACGAAGCGCTGCAAGCGGCAAGACAGAAGGTTCTTCTGGAGGGACGACCAGTTCTGTGGCCGCTCGGAACCGGACATGGTTTTGCATTAGGAGAGAACACGAGCGGTTTTATGATCTGGAATCGCGGCCGTGTCATTCTCGTTGATCCCCCCTCAAATACGATGGAGTACTTCGCACAGAACGGCCTGCCCCTGGAGGCAATCGAAGGGGTTATCCTGACCCATGGACATACAGACCACTATGGCCCGGCAGTCCCGGAGTTGTTACGTTCCCTTCCCAAAATCAAGGTCTACACAACACCAACGATCTTTGAGATGCTCCAGGAACAATATCAACTCGCCCTGGGAGGACGTCAGGAGGGACTTACTCAATGGAACTTTGTCCCGCTCCTGCCGCAGAGATTTACGGAGATCAATGGACTTCATTTCCGAGCCGATTATGCCTTCCATGTCATCCCAACGATCGGTTTTGACATCTACACCAAACCAGATTTGAAAGCAGGAAGACCGATCGTCTGTTTTTCAGGAGATACCTACGCCGATCCAGAAGGGATCTGGCAGCATACTCAACCAAAAGACAACAAGCCTCCTGTCATGAACCGGGAAAGGGCCGAACAGATCATCCGACATATAAAGGCATTGCGCGATAGTATCAGAACCTCCCCACCGCTCGTTGTTCTTCTGGAAGGAGGAATTGCACCGATCCACACCCCACCGGAGGGGACCCGAAAACTTCTGGATCAGCTTGGGAGCGAGGGAATAGATACTTCCAATGTCTTTGTCTACCACATCGGGCAGAAAGCGGCCGACGATGCCAAAGTGCCCAAATGGCAGGAAGGGCACAAGGGTCTCATTGATCTTTCAGGTCATCTGCCGGACTTTGAACCTCTGTCTCCAAATCGAGTGGTACGTCAGACCATCGACCGACTCCCAATCCTTGATTTTCTTCCCCCTTCTCTCAAAGAGGAGCTCCTTCAGGCCGGAAAATTACGTCAGATTGGGCTAGGAGAACCTCTCATGAGGGAAGGAGAAGAGGGAAGGAAGTTCTATATCCTTCTGGATGGTGAAGTGGAGGTCAGCCAGGGTCTCAAGGTGATTGCCGTGAGGCCAAACGGCTTCTTCGGCGAAGGAGCGATTGTTGGTGAAAGAAGGAATGCCGACGTCTACCCCAGTATGCAGTCGCTTTTCCTGGAGGTCGATTGTCAGGACCTCACTCCCTACACCTTGGATTTCTTGCGAAGGAAGTTTCTCCAAAAGTGGCAGACCCAGAAGGAGGCATTCACCGCCCTTCAGAAATCTCCCCTTGGGACTCTCTCCCCTCCCCTTCAGGATCTTTTCTTCTCCGTCGGTGAACTCCTCACGGTTCCAAAGGGGAAAAACCTGATCCGCCGTGGGGCGGTCGATCGGGATGTTTATGTCGTCCTCTCAGGGGAGTTCGACGTTCGCCATGGCTGGGGTTTTTCAATCAATCGTCATCGTCAGGGTGGGATGTTTGGAGAAATGGCACTTGTCAACAACACCCCTCGATCCGCCACCGTGACGGCCCTAACGGAGGCGAGGGTTCTGCGCCTGCCAGCATCTGAACTTGAACCACTAATGGAACGGTACCCTGGCGTTGCAATCGCCCTGCGGCGCATTGCTGATTCGCGGTCCTAA
- the sdhB gene encoding succinate dehydrogenase iron-sulfur subunit produces MPSTISLRIKRRDEPDSEPYWEEFELPYRAGMNIISCLMEIQKKPINTKGEKTTPIVWDDSCLEEVCGSCTMVINGRARQACSTLIDRLSQPITIEPMTKFPSIRDLRVDRQKMFENLKRVKAWIPIDGTHNIGPGPRMNPADQQIAYELSRCMTCGCCLEVCPQFNDKSDFIGAAPISQVRLFNMHPTGKMYADERLDAIMGGGGLEDCGNAQMCVEACPKNISLTTSIGEMEKEATKRMFKKLLGS; encoded by the coding sequence ATGCCATCAACTATTTCACTCAGAATCAAAAGACGTGACGAGCCAGATTCAGAACCTTATTGGGAGGAGTTTGAGCTCCCGTACCGTGCCGGCATGAACATCATCTCTTGCCTCATGGAGATCCAAAAAAAGCCAATCAATACGAAGGGGGAAAAGACGACGCCGATCGTATGGGATGACTCCTGCCTGGAAGAGGTCTGCGGTTCCTGCACCATGGTGATCAATGGCCGCGCCCGTCAGGCCTGCTCCACACTGATCGACCGCCTTTCACAACCGATCACGATCGAACCGATGACCAAATTCCCCTCCATAAGAGACCTGCGTGTGGATCGTCAAAAGATGTTTGAAAACCTGAAGAGGGTAAAGGCCTGGATCCCGATCGACGGGACCCACAACATTGGCCCGGGTCCCCGAATGAATCCGGCCGATCAACAGATCGCCTATGAGCTTTCCCGCTGCATGACCTGCGGCTGCTGTCTGGAGGTCTGCCCCCAATTCAACGATAAATCGGATTTCATCGGTGCCGCCCCGATCTCCCAGGTCCGCCTCTTCAATATGCACCCGACCGGCAAGATGTACGCCGATGAACGACTCGATGCGATCATGGGAGGGGGAGGCCTGGAGGACTGCGGCAACGCCCAGATGTGCGTGGAGGCCTGTCCCAAAAACATCTCTTTGACCACTTCCATTGGTGAGATGGAGAAAGAGGCCACCAAGAGGATGTTTAAGAAATTATTGGGGAGTTAA
- a CDS encoding type II toxin-antitoxin system Phd/YefM family antitoxin: MHSPRKTVTATEMKNRFGDYLNHVVRKREPVLVEKHGKPVAVIVRFDDWKGLEAKRVEREHPWIRKCRELADRIDKNHPDSKPFSAVDLMQSIREEYE; this comes from the coding sequence ATGCACTCGCCCAGGAAAACAGTGACAGCGACAGAGATGAAAAACAGATTTGGGGATTATCTGAACCATGTTGTTCGCAAGAGAGAGCCCGTTCTGGTTGAAAAGCATGGAAAGCCAGTCGCCGTCATTGTCAGGTTTGATGACTGGAAGGGGTTGGAAGCAAAGAGAGTGGAGCGAGAACATCCGTGGATTCGAAAATGTCGGGAATTGGCCGATCGTATTGATAAAAACCATCCGGATTCCAAACCGTTTTCCGCGGTTGATTTGATGCAATCCATTCGTGAGGAGTATGAATGA
- a CDS encoding succinate dehydrogenase — MVHQQSFLLKRLMSITGMLPVGGFLLQHLFSNSYAFISPEAYNEHTRFLVSLPMVVLLEIGMIYLPIFLHAAFGVAIIYRGQNNFAQYSYFRNWMFFLQRLTGILALVFIATHSYTTRIKTGLAGEEMTFDTMTHILQRPGWFWFYCAGVISAVFHFSNGLWSFLVTWGITIGQKAQRVSSALTMGLFVLLTIWGISILLQFV; from the coding sequence ATGGTTCATCAACAATCTTTCCTGTTAAAGAGACTGATGTCGATTACCGGTATGTTGCCGGTCGGTGGTTTCCTGTTGCAACATCTCTTCTCAAACTCCTACGCCTTCATCTCTCCTGAGGCCTATAACGAGCATACCCGTTTTCTGGTCAGCCTGCCGATGGTTGTTCTTCTGGAGATCGGGATGATCTATCTACCGATTTTTTTGCATGCCGCCTTCGGGGTCGCCATCATTTACAGGGGACAGAATAATTTTGCGCAGTACAGCTATTTCCGCAACTGGATGTTCTTCCTGCAACGTTTGACCGGGATTCTCGCGTTAGTCTTCATTGCAACTCACTCCTATACGACCCGGATCAAGACAGGCCTTGCCGGAGAGGAGATGACTTTTGATACGATGACCCATATTCTGCAAAGGCCCGGCTGGTTCTGGTTTTATTGTGCTGGCGTTATTTCCGCCGTATTCCATTTTTCGAATGGCCTCTGGAGTTTTCTGGTCACCTGGGGCATTACAATCGGTCAAAAGGCACAACGAGTTAGTTCCGCGTTGACTATGGGGCTTTTTGTGCTGCTCACAATTTGGGGGATCAGCATTTTGTTACAATTTGTATGA